From Candidatus Krumholzibacteriia bacterium, a single genomic window includes:
- a CDS encoding sigma-70 family RNA polymerase sigma factor, producing the protein MNQLSARKRSDASEERSDEDLIQSVAAGERAAFDVLVQRHKVRLYNYLLRLLRDPTEAEEVAQEAFVRAYVHAEKYRTVARFSTWLYTIATNLVRNRIRKQRSTPKLVSISWGRGEEEEGERHDVDLPDAKDLPDRTLEKQEVHRWVEYAITRIPAKYREAFVLREINHFTYEEIAAVTGLKLGTVRSRINRGRSHFREIMEPLLERTLGKR; encoded by the coding sequence ATGAACCAGCTGAGCGCCAGGAAGCGGAGCGATGCGTCCGAGGAGCGGAGCGACGAGGACCTCATCCAGTCCGTCGCGGCTGGGGAGCGTGCGGCCTTCGACGTCCTCGTACAGCGCCACAAGGTCCGGCTCTACAACTACCTTCTGCGCCTCCTCCGGGATCCTACGGAGGCCGAGGAAGTCGCCCAGGAAGCTTTTGTCCGCGCCTATGTCCACGCCGAGAAGTACCGCACCGTGGCGCGCTTCTCCACCTGGCTCTACACCATCGCCACCAATCTGGTGCGCAATCGCATCCGCAAGCAGCGCAGCACGCCGAAGCTGGTGTCGATTTCCTGGGGACGGGGCGAAGAGGAGGAAGGCGAGCGGCACGACGTCGATCTCCCCGATGCCAAGGACCTGCCCGACCGCACCTTGGAGAAGCAGGAAGTGCATCGCTGGGTCGAATACGCCATCACCCGCATCCCGGCCAAATACAGAGAAGCTTTCGTGCTTCGTGAGATCAACCATTTCACCTACGAGGAGATCGCCGCAGTGACGGGCCTCAAGCTGGGCACGGTGCGTTCTCGCATCAACCGCGGGCGCAGTCACTTCCGGGAGATCATGGAACCACTGCTCGAACGTACGCTGGGGAAGCGTTGA
- a CDS encoding tetratricopeptide repeat protein, whose amino-acid sequence MPHRSPRRLHLLLLLGLGVGACAAPATTRRSASSETAVPEEVVEATREAAQVAFARGSYLREIGAANEALAALREAVFLWPENASLRLALARQYLDMGRYQEADHLLGDAALAGTAGPAEFLLLARLRAVAGKPEEALQHVDSALAADSTLVAGWLLRGRLASDLHRRSEALASFQRANALQPDQAATLLQLGKVEEELGKLPEAESRYRRALELEPQLGAARSALVELLEKNDRLAEAIAVQQDALALVPEDRDALEWLVQLYLREKRYPDVVALLQPRDERHELEPRHEYILGWALLQSEQYDSAEKLLTRLAEGNEFPGAEHLLGELALRQDRSEAAEKHFRAAIRLQPDACAAHLGLATVLLERLRDADGRVQRQGPAADSLRAVLATASAHTSADEVRCNVLLGYAYLQLREFDAAVRHLEAGHRLDPDNTDVLFNLAMAHQELGHYETALTCGRDVLQRQPENAAALNFVGYIQAERGLALEESETLVRRAIAAEPDNGFYVDSLGWVLFQRGHFAGAVVELERAADLTKHQDAVILEHLGDAYRKAGRPQEALRVYGRSRELAPENGGLRDKIDAVQAEIEKP is encoded by the coding sequence ATGCCGCACCGCTCACCACGCCGCCTGCACCTCCTGCTCCTCCTGGGGCTCGGCGTCGGCGCTTGCGCCGCTCCAGCGACGACGCGGCGGAGCGCCTCCTCGGAGACGGCGGTGCCGGAGGAGGTCGTCGAAGCCACCCGCGAAGCGGCGCAGGTGGCCTTCGCCCGCGGCAGCTATCTGCGCGAGATCGGGGCGGCGAACGAAGCGCTCGCCGCCCTGCGCGAAGCAGTGTTCCTCTGGCCGGAGAACGCGAGCCTGCGTCTGGCGCTGGCACGCCAGTACCTGGACATGGGGCGTTACCAGGAGGCGGATCACTTGCTGGGGGATGCCGCTCTGGCCGGAACTGCCGGGCCGGCGGAGTTCCTCCTCCTGGCGCGGCTCCGCGCCGTGGCGGGGAAACCGGAGGAAGCGCTGCAGCATGTCGACTCCGCCCTGGCAGCGGACTCGACTCTGGTTGCCGGCTGGCTCTTGCGCGGCCGCCTCGCCAGCGATCTGCACCGCCGGTCGGAGGCGCTCGCGAGCTTCCAGCGCGCCAACGCGTTGCAGCCCGACCAGGCGGCGACCTTGCTGCAACTCGGGAAGGTCGAGGAAGAACTCGGCAAGCTGCCGGAGGCCGAGAGTCGCTACCGTCGCGCCCTGGAGTTGGAGCCGCAGCTCGGCGCTGCCCGCAGCGCGCTGGTGGAACTCCTGGAGAAGAACGATCGCCTCGCCGAAGCGATCGCCGTGCAGCAGGACGCTCTCGCCCTCGTTCCAGAGGATCGCGATGCCCTCGAGTGGCTGGTGCAGCTCTACCTGCGGGAAAAACGCTATCCCGATGTGGTGGCCCTCCTGCAGCCCCGCGACGAGCGCCACGAACTGGAGCCCCGGCACGAGTACATCCTTGGCTGGGCGCTGCTGCAGAGCGAGCAGTACGACAGCGCCGAGAAGCTGCTGACGCGCCTGGCGGAGGGCAACGAGTTCCCCGGCGCCGAGCACCTGCTCGGCGAGCTGGCCCTGCGCCAGGATCGGAGCGAAGCGGCGGAGAAGCACTTCCGCGCCGCCATCCGCTTGCAGCCCGACGCTTGCGCCGCCCATCTGGGTCTGGCCACGGTGCTGCTCGAACGTCTGCGCGACGCCGACGGGCGCGTGCAACGGCAAGGCCCGGCGGCGGACAGCTTGCGCGCCGTGCTCGCCACGGCATCGGCGCACACTTCCGCCGACGAGGTGCGTTGCAACGTGCTCCTCGGCTACGCCTACCTGCAGCTGCGTGAGTTCGACGCCGCCGTCCGTCATCTCGAGGCCGGCCACCGCTTGGATCCGGACAACACCGATGTGCTCTTCAACCTGGCGATGGCACACCAGGAGCTGGGTCATTACGAAACGGCTCTGACTTGCGGCCGGGACGTGCTGCAGCGGCAACCGGAGAACGCCGCGGCCCTCAACTTCGTCGGTTACATCCAGGCCGAGCGTGGACTGGCTCTGGAGGAGAGCGAGACATTGGTGCGCCGGGCGATCGCCGCGGAACCGGACAACGGCTTCTACGTCGACAGCCTGGGGTGGGTGCTCTTCCAGCGCGGCCATTTCGCTGGCGCCGTGGTTGAGCTCGAGCGTGCCGCGGACCTGACGAAACACCAGGACGCGGTCATCCTCGAACACCTGGGCGACGCCTATCGCAAAGCGGGACGGCCGCAGGAAGCGCTGCGTGTCTACGGGCGCTCCCGGGAGCTGGCACCAGAAAACGGCGGGTTGCGCGACAAAATTGACGCGGTGCAAGCGGAGATCGAGAAGCCTTAG
- a CDS encoding iron-containing alcohol dehydrogenase: protein MSATRFRLRVRPRVQECTVQVGVSGPGLLAAVLRHEPRRWAVVTDTRVRRALWERTAPVLRRQRIEVGAPLLLPAGERAKTLRTLERLLEQLLRRGFDRGSGLVALGGGAVTDLVGFAAATYMRGIDWVAVPTTLLGMVDAGLGGKVATNLLRTKNAVGAFH, encoded by the coding sequence GTGAGCGCGACACGTTTCCGGCTCCGGGTCCGACCTCGGGTGCAGGAGTGCACCGTGCAAGTCGGTGTCTCGGGCCCCGGCCTCCTGGCAGCGGTGTTGCGCCACGAACCTCGGCGCTGGGCCGTGGTCACCGACACGCGGGTGCGGCGTGCACTCTGGGAGCGGACGGCGCCGGTGCTCCGCCGTCAGCGCATCGAGGTCGGCGCGCCGCTGCTCCTGCCGGCAGGGGAACGGGCGAAGACGCTCCGCACCCTGGAGCGGTTGCTCGAGCAGCTCTTGCGCCGCGGCTTCGATCGCGGCAGCGGGCTGGTGGCGCTGGGGGGCGGCGCGGTGACCGACCTGGTCGGCTTCGCCGCCGCCACCTACATGCGGGGCATCGACTGGGTGGCGGTGCCGACCACACTCCTGGGAATGGTGGACGCCGGCTTGGGCGGCAAGGTCGCCACCAACTTGCTGCGAACGAAGAACGCTGTCGGTGCCTTCCAC
- a CDS encoding DUF4837 family protein, whose product MRKKAPPRLRFLLRLAAPWLLFGCTAPGLTPATGAFAASTVVCEFCPPRAQEILATALNDCAVASGPLVTHFVYDPSRHRLYGVQGQLFVPGDSKRTFLFELETLLLTFRLEENS is encoded by the coding sequence ATGCGGAAAAAAGCGCCGCCACGCCTGCGTTTCCTCCTCCGCCTCGCCGCGCCCTGGCTTCTCTTCGGTTGCACCGCTCCCGGCCTCACCCCCGCGACGGGAGCCTTCGCGGCCAGCACCGTCGTCTGCGAGTTCTGTCCGCCGCGAGCGCAGGAAATCCTCGCCACTGCCCTGAACGACTGCGCCGTCGCCAGCGGCCCGCTGGTGACTCATTTCGTTTACGATCCCTCGCGGCACCGGCTGTACGGAGTGCAGGGGCAGCTCTTCGTGCCGGGAGACAGCAAGCGCACCTTCCTGTTCGAGCTGGAAACGCTGCTCCTCACCTTCCGTCTGGAAGAGAACTCGTGA